From Ammoniphilus oxalaticus:
GTAAAATCTGATACGTCGACAAAGGTGTAAAATTTTGAATCGTGTCCAGATTGCTTTCGGCAATTAATTTGCGTAATGCTGTCGCGCTGGCAATTGTCTGATCCGTAATTGCTGTTTCATTGTAACCAGCTTTTACGCGCGTAATCGTGTAAGGCTTAATTGAACTGTTCAATCTCTTTAAGGCAAGGATATAATTTAATCCGAGAATGTTGTTCGGCTTATTTAAGTCATCTATCGACACATTCGCTAGGTTTGCCGCAGCATTGGCGTATGCGCTCGGATAGGGCAAGCCCTCGCTAAGACCTTGCTTTAACTCTTGCTTAAAACTAGCGGGTTCGTTGGCAAGTTTTTGGGCTAACTCTTCAAGCCAATCGGTTGACCCGCTTTCGCTTCCAAAACAAATGGAGTCGACCACGCCGAGGGAATGCAGAGCGGAAACAGCGCCGAAGGCAAATACTTCCGCATTTTGGGTACAATAAGCGGTAGGAAGCTCAATCACGAGATCAACGCCAATCGCTAACGCCATTTTCGTCCGCGCCCATTTGGAGACGATCGCGGGTTCCCCTCTTTGCAGAAAATTTCCGCTCATAACTGCGACGCACGCGTCAGCTTGTGTTGCTTTGATCGCTTCTTGGTAGTGATAGAGATGCCCGTTGTGCAGTGGATTATACTCCACGATGAGTCCGACAACTTTCATTGCGCGTCTTCCTTTCTACATTTGCTTTGTTATTATTATAATGTATCTTTAATTTTGTTGACAAACATTACGCAACAGCTTTATAATGATTTCTGTTGTCTTAGGAGTGATGTTGATGAAAATATTGGTGAATGAGCTTGAAAAAGTTCAAGGGCAGAGGCAGCAATTGGAAGGTCCCGTTATTACAAAGGGAATCAAGTATCCGCATCTTCAGTTTGAGAATTTTACATTCATGGGACAAGCTCAGAAAATCGCTGAATTAGTTGATGTAGCGGGGGATTTATCGGGCGCGATCAAGACCGGGTGTTCAAGATGCGCGACTCCAACTACATATGATTTTTCAACTTCTTTTTCGGAACAATTTTCGGATCAGATAGAGCAAGTTGATGATGATGAAGACGAAGCTGAGAGTGAGATCATTCCTTATCAAGGGGTAGAGATTGACTTAACGCCTTATTTTCGGCAAACGATCTTATTAGACATGCCGCAGATATATCTTTGCTCCGACACGTGCAAAGGATTATGTCCGACATGCGGGACAAACTGGAATGAGCAAACCTGTTCGTGCAACAATGAACGGATTGATCCGAGGTTAGCGGATTTAGCCTTATTCTTTAAAAAAGATAAGGAATAAAACTGATTATCGCTGATGTTGATTCCGCTTGGAAGCATCGGTTATAATATAACTCTGTCAGATGACAGCGCGCTATAAATACGCATTATTTTTAAGATGGTAATAACGCTTTGTAGGGCGTTATGAACTTCCGTTGAAGGGGGTGGAAGAAATGGCAGTACCAAAAAGAAGAACTTCCAAAACTCGCAAAAGACTTCGCCGCACACACTTTAAATTAGAAGTGCCTGGCATGGTGAAATGCTTAACTTGCGGAGATTATAAATTGTCTCACCGTGTTTGCAAATCTTGCGGAACATATAAAGGTCAAGAAGTTGTAAATAAATTCTAAGCTTTGCTAGGGCAAGGTACTTCGGTACCTTGCCCTTTTCTTCTTTAGAAAGGGCTATTATTCGACATAATCAACCTGTTGCGATTTTTTGGTTTATCCCATATACTTTTAGTACCTGGTAATAAATTTAACTTAAATCCAGTTATAGGCCCTGCGATGTATGCCACAGAAAAATTCGGGCAAGCTCGGGGAACTCTGTCAGCATGCGCATACGTCGGGGGCGTAATTGAGACCCGTCTGGTGGTGAGGAAAATATATCGTTTGAAAAAAAGGGAAAGGCAAATCAAATTATCTGAACGTTTGCATGAGAACCCCTTCCTTACAGATGAAGAGTTAGCGGAGCGATATTCTGTAAGTGTTCAAACTATACGCCTAGACAGACTTGAGTTGGGTATTCCAGAGCTGCGGGAAAGAATAAAAAACGTAGCTGAACAAAAGTTGGAACAGGTGAAACCGCTTCAACGGTATGATATTACCGGTGAGTTAGTAGATTTAAAGTTGGATCAAAGTGCTGTATCCATTTTAGAAATTAGTGAAGAGCATCTCGTCTCACACACTTTATTCGCGAAAGATCACTATGTTTTTGCCCAGGCAAATTCATTAGCTGTGGCCGTTGTCAATGCGCAAGTGGCGCAGACGGGGGCTGCTCGCATACGATTCATCCGCCCGGTTAAGTTAAAGGAGAGACTGATTGCGCGCGCGATCGCGCGTAGTCAACAGAAAGATAAAACGATTGTCCGTATTGAAACCCGGGTCCAAGATGAGCTCGTTTTTAGCGGTAGTTTTCACGTGTATAAAGTAATGGATACGCATAAAGCATAGGAGGGAACCGCTTGAGGATCGCTGTAGATGCAATGGGTGGCGATCACGCTCCCCAAGCTATCGTTGAAGGAGCAATGATAGCTGCGCGAGACTTAACCGATATACATATTGTCTTAGTTGGCGACGAAAGTAAGATTAGATCCTACATGGACGATTCCTGTCCTCCCAATATTGAAATTGTCCATACGACCGAAGTGATTGAATCAGACGAAAAAGAGCCGGTTAAGGCTGTTCGCCGTAAGAAAAACGCATCGATGGTTATCGCGTTGGAGATGGTCCGTGAAGGGAAAGCAGACGCCGTTATTTCCGCTGGAAATACGGGCGCGTTCATGTCTGGAGGCGTGTTTATTACGAAACGGATCGATGGGATTGAGCGTCCCGCGTTGGCGCCCATTTTACCTTCTCTTGAACAGGGTAAGGGAACGCTTGTTTTGGATGTAGGGGCAAATATTGACGCCAAGCCTGAGCACCTGCTGCAATATGCTATGATGGGGAATATTTATGCGCAGGGTGTGATGGGCGTGCCTACTCCAAGAGTTGGCCTACTAAACATAGGCGCCGAAGAGCTGAAAGGGAACGAATTAATGAGGGAAACTTTTGGCCTTCTGAACAATAGTAATCTACACTTCATCGGAAATATTGAGGCTAGGGACGTGCCTTTTGGCGCGTGTGATGTTTTAATTTGCGACGGTTTTTCGGGAAACATTTTATTGAAATCTCTTGAAGGAATGGCTGGAGCTGTTTTTCAAGTTTTAAAAGACGAGCTTACTTCATCTATCATAAGTAAAGCGGGCGCGGCCCTTTTAAAGCCGAGCTTAAGAAGAATTAAGAAGAAAATGGACTATACCGAGTATGGCGGAGCGCCGTTAATGGGATTGCAAGGCACATGCATTAAAGCCCACGGTTCATCTAATGCAAACGCCATTAAACATGCCATTTTTCAAGCCGCTCAATTTGTGGAAAAGGATATTATCGGTCTTATCCAAAAGGAAGTTCAGCAAGAAAGAAGGGAATTGGATGCAGAAAATGAGAGCAGCGGGAATCCTGGGGACGGGAGCCTATTTGCCTGAGAAAATCTTAACGAATCAAGACCTGGAAGAAATGGTAGATACGAGCGATGATTGGATCGTATCTAGAACAGGGATCCGTGAAAGACGCATTAGCGCAGAAGGCGAGGCCGCTTCAGATTTAGCTTATAAAGCGGCTCAACAAGCGCTGGAAACGGCGGGGCTGGACGCGGAGCAGATTGACCTGATTATCGTGGCAACGATCACCCCGGATACGACATTTCCATCTACAGCGAACCTAATTCAAGAACGACTAGGGGCGAAAAAAGCGGCTGCGTTTGATTTGGCGGCTGCCTGTTCCGGCTTCTTATATGGGGTAGCGACCGCAAGTCAATTTATTCAAAATGGATTGTACCGCTATGCGCTTGTGATTGGGGTTGAATGCTTGTCGCGCATCGTCGATTGGACCGATCGGAACACATGTGTCCTCTTTGGAGACGGGGCGGGGGCTGCTGTGCTTGGCCCTGTTGAAGATGGAAGCGGTTTCTTGTCGTTCGATTTAGGTTCAGATGGGGCGGGCGGAGAGTTACTAAAACTACCTGCTGGTGGTTCTAGAATGCCAGCAAGCGAAGAAACGATCGCCAATAAACAACACTTTTTGCAAATGGCCGGGTCAGACGTATTTAAGTTTGCTGTGCGTGTGATGGGCAGTTCTGCTGAGGCGGCGATTGAGAAAGCCGGACTTACAAAAGAGGACATCAGTCTTCTTGTTCCACACCAAGCGAATATGCGAATTATTGATGCCGCTGTAAAACGATTGGGACTGCCGATAGAGAAGGTCGTCGTAAATCTTGATCGCTATGGAAATATGTCAGCCGCGTCGATTCCCGTGGCGCTGGATGAAGCCGCAAAAAATGGAAAGATTAAACAAGGGGACCACTTGGTGTTAGTAGGGTTTGGCGGCGGATTAACCTGGGGAGCATCCGTCTTAAAATGGGACACAACGGAAAAGCGCTAGCCAATTACTAATAGGGGGAGAAATTGAAAATGAAAAACATTGCTTTTGTATTTCCTGGTCAAGCGGCGCAGTATATCGGCATGGGAAAAGAAGCTTACGAACAAAATCAAAGCGCGAAGCAAATTTTTGAACGAGCAGATGAAGCATTAGGTTTTTCTATTTCCAAGATTTGTTTTGAAGGTCCCGAAGAAAAATTACGCTTGACGAGTAACACACAACCCGCCATTTTAACCGTAACTTGCGCTACGCTAGAATGGGTCAAGGCGGAGACTGACCTGGAACCTTTGTTTTTAGCGGGTCATAGTTTAGGAGAGTATGCCGCTCTTGTTCACGCAGGGGCGCTTAGTTTTGAAGACGCGGTGAAAATCACGCACGCCCGAGGCACGTATATGTGTGACGCGGAAGGTACAATGGCCGCAGTGATTGGGATGGATCTTGAGCCACTGGGCGCAATTTGTGAGGAAGTTACAAAGAGTGGGTACGTTGTTGACTTAGCTAACCAAAATAGCCCGGGTCAAATTGTCATTTCAGGTTCGCATGAAGGGGTTCGGATTGCCGGGGAAAAAGCGGATGCGGCGGGCGCGAAACGAGTGATCCCACTAAATGTTAGCGGGCCGTTTCATTCTAGTTTTATGAGGCCAGCGGCTGAAAAGCTAAAGAGGAAGTTGGAATCAGACATACAAATTTCAAGCGCTTCGATTCCGATCATTGCGAATACGACAGCGAAGCCGATCACGGAACCAGCAGACATTTTTAAGGCGTTAGTCGATCAAGTCGCTTCACCTGTGCTCTGGTCCGATTCGATTCGATATATGATTGATCATGGCGTGGACACATTCATTGAAATTGGTCCAGGCACGGTGATTAGCGGGTTGATTCGAAAAATAGACCGATCAGTCAAGACGTATGCAATTGAAGATATGGAAACATTAAATAACTTTAAAGCGGTGTTAGTGTAAAAGGGAGGATCTATGTTAAAAGATAAAGTAGCGGTTGTTACAGGAGCATCACGCGGCATCGGGCGAGCGATTGCCTTATCGTTAGCAAAAGCCGGAGCAGACATTGTTGTTAATTACGCGGGAAGCGAGCAAGCGGCGCGCGAGGTTGCCGCTGAAGTGGAAAAGTTAGGTCGTCGAGCTCTCGTCATTCAGGCGGATGTAGCGGATGCGCAGCAAGTCGATCAGATGGTCCAGCAGACGTTGGACGCATTTGAAAAGATCGATATTCTCGTTAATAACGCGGGCGTAACGAGAGACAATCTGTTAATGAGAATGAAAGACGAAGAGTGGGATGAAGTGATCTCGACGAACCTAAAAGGAGTCTATCATTGTACAAAAGCTGTGACGCGGCCGATGATGCGCAAGCGGGCGGGCAGGATTATTAATATCGCCTCGGTCGTCGCCTCGCTCGGTAATGCTGGACAAGCGAATTACGTTGCGGCTAAGGCGGGCGTAATCGGCTTAACGAAAGCGGTTGCCCGTGAAGTGGCCACAAGAGGAATCACGGTCAATGCAGTTGCCCCTGGTTTTATTGAAACCGATATGACCGCGCAACTTAGCGAAGAAATTCAAACGGGGCTGAAAACGCAGATTCCGTTGCAACGATTAGGAAAGCCAGAAGATATCGCTGCGATGGTCTGTTTTTTAGCGACAGATCAAGCATCCTACATCACTGGGCAAACGATCCATGTGGATGGCGGGATGTACATGAGTTAGGAAATTTATAGGATGGACTAGTTTTCCAAAGCAAGTTTTCGTATAATACCCTAAGAGGAGGTGAAGGTTATGGCAGACGATATTCTGGAAAGAGTGAAAAAGATCGTGATTGATCGACTTGGTGTGGATGAATCAGCTATCGTAACGACAGCTTCTTTTAAAGAAGATTTAGGAGCAGATTCCTTAGATGTAGTTGAACTTGTAATGGAACTTGAAGATGAGTTTGATATGGAAATCTCTGATGAAGACGCGGAGAAAATTGCTACAGTGGGTGATGTAGTAGAGTACATAGGATCCCACAAATAAAATTGACAAGAAGGTCCCGTTTTTGACGGGACTTTCCTGTCAATTTAACTTTTTTAGCAGAACCCCGCTTTTTCTAGAAGTATAGACGGGCTATTTGCAAAGGACAAATGAGTGAACTGGATAAATATAATGGGATAGCGTTGAGGTGAAACGATGAAGAATCGAGTTGTCATTACTGGAATGGGTGTTGTCTCTCCTAGTGGAAATTCGGTTGACGAATTATGGAGCAACCTACTAGCGGGAAAGTCTGGAATTGACCATATTACTGCTTTTGATGTTTCCGAATATCCGACTAAAATAGCCGCGGAAGTAAAGAATTTTGTCCCGGAAGATTGGATGGATCGAAAAGAAGTGAGAAGGACTGATCGATTTGTTCAATTTGCGATCGCGGCCGCGAAGATGGCGAAAGAACACGCGAAGTTGAATATGGATGAATGCAATCGGGACCGTATCGGCGTTTATATCGGTTCAGGGATCGGCGGTTTGGGCACATTTGAAGAACAGCATTCAACCCTGTTAAACAGAGGGCCGAGTCGGGTGAGTCCGTTCTTTATCCCGATGATGATTGCAAATATGGGATCTGGACAAGTATCCATTGCTCTTGGAGCGAAAGGTCCAAACAGCTCCGCGATTACTGCGTGCGCGACGGGAACGAATTCAATCGGGGACGCGTTTAAAATTATTCAACGCGGCGAAGCGGATGTCATGTTTGCGGGCGGCGCGGAAGCAACAATTTATCCGATGGGGTTAGCTGGGTTTTGTTCTGCGAGAGCGATGTCAACGAGAAATGATGATCCTACAAAAGCAAGTCGTCCGTTCGATCTCGATCGAGATGGATTTGTAATGGGGGAAGGATCGGGTGTATTGGTGCTTGAATCGTTGGAACACGCCCAAAAAAGAGGGGCGACGATTTACGCTGAATTGGTCGGTTATGGGATGAGCGGTGACGCGCACCATTTAACGATGCCAGCCCCAGAAGGTGAAGGAGCGGCGCGCTGTATGGCGCTGGCGATCCAAGATGCCGGTGTAGCGCCTGAAGCGATTGATTATATTAATGCTCACGGCACGTCAACCGAATATAATGACAAATTTGAAACGATGGCGATCAAAGCGGCGCTAGGGGAACATGCCTATAAGACATTGATCAGTTCCACGAAGTCGATGACCGGGCATCTACTGGGAGCGGCAGGAGCGGTAGAAGCGATTGCCTGTGTAATGGCGATTCAAGATCAAACGGTTCCGCCTACGATTAATTACGAAACGCCAGATCCAGACTGCGATTTAGATTATGTGCCTAACGAAGCGCGCAAAGCGGAGGTCAATGTGACCTTATCCAATTCGTTAGGATTCGGCGGACACAACGCAACGATTATTATCCGTAAGTTTCAAGATTAAACTAAAGCGATATCTTGGAGATGAGCGCAGTGGATTTTAAACAGTTACAGAACACAATCGGTGTCCAGTTTAGAAATGAACGACTATTAAAACAAGCTTTTACACACTCTTCTTATGTCAATGAACATCGGGGTAGACCATTCCAAGACAATGAGCGTCTCGAATTTTTAGGGGATGCGGTACTAGAGTTGACTGTTTCTCAGTTTTTATTTACTCACTTCCCTAAGATGTCTGAAGGAGAAATGACGAAGTTGCGGGCGGCGATCGTTTGTGAGCCGTCGCTCGTTCGATTCGCGGAATCTTTGCAATTTGGCTCGCTTGTTCTACTTGGTAAAGGAGAGGAAATGACAGGCGGCAGACGTCGGCCCGCTCTATTAGCGGACGTTTTCGAAGCGTTTATTGGGGCTCTATATTTAGATCAGGGTTTAAAAACAGTCAACACGTTTCTTGATAAATTTGTGTTTCCATCGATTGATCGCGGCGAATTTACCAAAGTAACCGACTACAAAAGTCAACTGCAAGAATTTGTGCAGCGCGTAAACTTAGGTGAGATCATCTATCAAATTGTTGAAGAAAAGGGTCCCGCCCACAATCGCGAGTTCGTTTCAGAAGTGTTGTTAAATGGCAATTCGATGGGAAGCGGAATGGGACGCTCAAAGAAGGAAGCGGAACAACACGCGGCATCTGCTGCCCTTTCAAAACTTAAAGTTCGTTAAATCATTTTGTTAACAGATAGAAAGGATACCTGAGATCATGATCAAGCAACGTAGAATTGCCATTTTTGTTCCCCACCAAGGTTGTC
This genomic window contains:
- a CDS encoding nucleotidyltransferase, which translates into the protein MKVVGLIVEYNPLHNGHLYHYQEAIKATQADACVAVMSGNFLQRGEPAIVSKWARTKMALAIGVDLVIELPTAYCTQNAEVFAFGAVSALHSLGVVDSICFGSESGSTDWLEELAQKLANEPASFKQELKQGLSEGLPYPSAYANAAANLANVSIDDLNKPNNILGLNYILALKRLNSSIKPYTITRVKAGYNETAITDQTIASATALRKLIAESNLDTIQNFTPLSTYQILREEQQAARFPIDWDLFFSFVRQQLLAQGTEQLALIHEMDEGIEHRLKRLSLQTTDFQSFMEAIKTKRYTWNRLQRLLLYLLLNVTKREINNLQLQRGVPYIRALGFNQRGQALLRRAGEQSLVPVIGRIQKEKHPMLDLDVRASNLYQLAYQPASFRPEHTFTPIKWK
- a CDS encoding YceD family protein translates to MKILVNELEKVQGQRQQLEGPVITKGIKYPHLQFENFTFMGQAQKIAELVDVAGDLSGAIKTGCSRCATPTTYDFSTSFSEQFSDQIEQVDDDEDEAESEIIPYQGVEIDLTPYFRQTILLDMPQIYLCSDTCKGLCPTCGTNWNEQTCSCNNERIDPRLADLALFFKKDKE
- the rpmF gene encoding 50S ribosomal protein L32 — encoded protein: MAVPKRRTSKTRKRLRRTHFKLEVPGMVKCLTCGDYKLSHRVCKSCGTYKGQEVVNKF
- the fapR gene encoding transcription factor FapR, which translates into the protein MRKIYRLKKRERQIKLSERLHENPFLTDEELAERYSVSVQTIRLDRLELGIPELRERIKNVAEQKLEQVKPLQRYDITGELVDLKLDQSAVSILEISEEHLVSHTLFAKDHYVFAQANSLAVAVVNAQVAQTGAARIRFIRPVKLKERLIARAIARSQQKDKTIVRIETRVQDELVFSGSFHVYKVMDTHKA
- the plsX gene encoding phosphate acyltransferase PlsX, coding for MRIAVDAMGGDHAPQAIVEGAMIAARDLTDIHIVLVGDESKIRSYMDDSCPPNIEIVHTTEVIESDEKEPVKAVRRKKNASMVIALEMVREGKADAVISAGNTGAFMSGGVFITKRIDGIERPALAPILPSLEQGKGTLVLDVGANIDAKPEHLLQYAMMGNIYAQGVMGVPTPRVGLLNIGAEELKGNELMRETFGLLNNSNLHFIGNIEARDVPFGACDVLICDGFSGNILLKSLEGMAGAVFQVLKDELTSSIISKAGAALLKPSLRRIKKKMDYTEYGGAPLMGLQGTCIKAHGSSNANAIKHAIFQAAQFVEKDIIGLIQKEVQQERRELDAENESSGNPGDGSLFA
- a CDS encoding beta-ketoacyl-ACP synthase III; this translates as MQKMRAAGILGTGAYLPEKILTNQDLEEMVDTSDDWIVSRTGIRERRISAEGEAASDLAYKAAQQALETAGLDAEQIDLIIVATITPDTTFPSTANLIQERLGAKKAAAFDLAAACSGFLYGVATASQFIQNGLYRYALVIGVECLSRIVDWTDRNTCVLFGDGAGAAVLGPVEDGSGFLSFDLGSDGAGGELLKLPAGGSRMPASEETIANKQHFLQMAGSDVFKFAVRVMGSSAEAAIEKAGLTKEDISLLVPHQANMRIIDAAVKRLGLPIEKVVVNLDRYGNMSAASIPVALDEAAKNGKIKQGDHLVLVGFGGGLTWGASVLKWDTTEKR
- the fabD gene encoding ACP S-malonyltransferase, with amino-acid sequence MKNIAFVFPGQAAQYIGMGKEAYEQNQSAKQIFERADEALGFSISKICFEGPEEKLRLTSNTQPAILTVTCATLEWVKAETDLEPLFLAGHSLGEYAALVHAGALSFEDAVKITHARGTYMCDAEGTMAAVIGMDLEPLGAICEEVTKSGYVVDLANQNSPGQIVISGSHEGVRIAGEKADAAGAKRVIPLNVSGPFHSSFMRPAAEKLKRKLESDIQISSASIPIIANTTAKPITEPADIFKALVDQVASPVLWSDSIRYMIDHGVDTFIEIGPGTVISGLIRKIDRSVKTYAIEDMETLNNFKAVLV
- the fabG gene encoding 3-oxoacyl-[acyl-carrier-protein] reductase; this translates as MLKDKVAVVTGASRGIGRAIALSLAKAGADIVVNYAGSEQAAREVAAEVEKLGRRALVIQADVADAQQVDQMVQQTLDAFEKIDILVNNAGVTRDNLLMRMKDEEWDEVISTNLKGVYHCTKAVTRPMMRKRAGRIINIASVVASLGNAGQANYVAAKAGVIGLTKAVAREVATRGITVNAVAPGFIETDMTAQLSEEIQTGLKTQIPLQRLGKPEDIAAMVCFLATDQASYITGQTIHVDGGMYMS
- the acpP gene encoding acyl carrier protein gives rise to the protein MADDILERVKKIVIDRLGVDESAIVTTASFKEDLGADSLDVVELVMELEDEFDMEISDEDAEKIATVGDVVEYIGSHK
- the fabF gene encoding beta-ketoacyl-ACP synthase II — its product is MKNRVVITGMGVVSPSGNSVDELWSNLLAGKSGIDHITAFDVSEYPTKIAAEVKNFVPEDWMDRKEVRRTDRFVQFAIAAAKMAKEHAKLNMDECNRDRIGVYIGSGIGGLGTFEEQHSTLLNRGPSRVSPFFIPMMIANMGSGQVSIALGAKGPNSSAITACATGTNSIGDAFKIIQRGEADVMFAGGAEATIYPMGLAGFCSARAMSTRNDDPTKASRPFDLDRDGFVMGEGSGVLVLESLEHAQKRGATIYAELVGYGMSGDAHHLTMPAPEGEGAARCMALAIQDAGVAPEAIDYINAHGTSTEYNDKFETMAIKAALGEHAYKTLISSTKSMTGHLLGAAGAVEAIACVMAIQDQTVPPTINYETPDPDCDLDYVPNEARKAEVNVTLSNSLGFGGHNATIIIRKFQD
- the rnc gene encoding ribonuclease III — encoded protein: MSAVDFKQLQNTIGVQFRNERLLKQAFTHSSYVNEHRGRPFQDNERLEFLGDAVLELTVSQFLFTHFPKMSEGEMTKLRAAIVCEPSLVRFAESLQFGSLVLLGKGEEMTGGRRRPALLADVFEAFIGALYLDQGLKTVNTFLDKFVFPSIDRGEFTKVTDYKSQLQEFVQRVNLGEIIYQIVEEKGPAHNREFVSEVLLNGNSMGSGMGRSKKEAEQHAASAALSKLKVR